The Herminiimonas arsenitoxidans genome window below encodes:
- a CDS encoding TRAP transporter small permease subunit, translating to MSFLLSLSRFIDNLNEKIGHGVSWALLLAVLICTGNAVMRYVFNISSNGWLEIQWYLFAAIFLLATSYTLRRNEHVRIDVIVGRFSKRTQIWIDLIGFILFLMPATLLILYYSIPYALTSIENQEVSSNAGGLIVWPAKILIPIGFTMLVLQGVSEIIKRIGFLQGKVPASVFDKQVATPEEEIAAIKAANKLN from the coding sequence ATGTCTTTTTTACTATCGCTATCGCGATTCATTGATAACCTCAATGAAAAAATAGGTCACGGCGTCAGTTGGGCTTTGTTGCTCGCCGTCCTCATCTGCACCGGCAATGCCGTCATGCGCTACGTTTTCAATATCAGCTCCAACGGCTGGCTTGAGATTCAATGGTATTTGTTTGCTGCCATTTTTCTGCTGGCAACCTCTTACACGCTGCGTCGTAACGAGCACGTACGTATCGACGTTATCGTCGGCCGTTTTTCCAAACGTACACAAATCTGGATCGATCTGATTGGCTTCATCCTGTTCTTGATGCCAGCAACGCTGTTGATTCTGTATTACTCCATTCCTTACGCACTGACCTCTATCGAGAATCAGGAAGTCTCCAGCAACGCCGGCGGCTTGATCGTCTGGCCTGCAAAAATCCTGATCCCTATTGGTTTTACCATGTTGGTCTTGCAAGGCGTGTCGGAAATCATCAAACGCATCGGCTTCCTGCAAGGTAAAGTCCCTGCTAGCGTATTCGACAAGCAAGTCGCTACGCCGGAAGAAGAAATCGCGGCGATCAAAGCTGCAAATAAACTTAACTGA
- a CDS encoding TRAP transporter large permease, translated as MTEFLIANMAPIMFGALVVFLLSGFPVAFSLAANGLFFGLMGIELGLLKPELLQALPNRIFGIMANDTLLAIPFFTFMGLILERSGMAEDLLDTIGQLFGPLRGGVAYAVIFVGALLAATTGVVAASVISMGLISLPVMLRYGYDKKIATGVIAASGTLAQIIPPSLVLIVMADQLGRSVGDMYQAAFGPGLMLTAMYAGYVLLISLFKPKWVPALPLEARNLRQPNGNSGVVSLLVLIVATVAAIFVIEEILLASNPKLHADEGTIYAATLGIAGAFLIAYINRKMNIGLLSKMAEKVVFVLVPPLALIFLVLGTIFVGIATPTEGGGMGAFGAIILALMNRRLSWSLLKQAMNSTSRLSCFVLFILIGSSVFGLIFRGVNGDLWVEHLLTSLPGGTAGFLIVVNILFFGLAFFLDFFELAFILVPLVGPVADKMGIDLIWFGVLLSVNMQTSFMHPPFGFALFYLRSVAPKEVKTSDIYWGSVPFVLIQVIMVTLIIAFPKLISVDSKTDMHEKIELKIDMGQDEYEQEAPAESTDPAHPAAETDETPQLNFSTEEPAKK; from the coding sequence ATGACTGAATTTCTTATTGCGAATATGGCGCCGATCATGTTCGGCGCGCTGGTGGTATTTCTACTATCCGGCTTCCCAGTTGCATTCTCATTAGCAGCCAATGGCTTGTTCTTCGGCCTGATGGGCATTGAATTAGGTTTGTTGAAACCTGAACTGCTGCAAGCATTGCCGAATCGTATTTTCGGCATCATGGCTAACGACACACTGCTGGCGATTCCATTCTTTACCTTCATGGGCTTGATTCTGGAACGCTCAGGAATGGCCGAGGATCTACTCGATACGATTGGCCAATTGTTCGGTCCTCTGCGTGGTGGTGTGGCATACGCGGTTATTTTTGTCGGCGCTTTGCTGGCAGCAACAACCGGTGTGGTCGCTGCTTCCGTTATCTCGATGGGCTTGATTTCCCTGCCTGTCATGTTGCGTTACGGTTACGATAAAAAAATCGCTACCGGCGTGATTGCTGCGTCAGGCACTTTGGCGCAGATCATTCCGCCGTCGCTAGTCTTGATCGTCATGGCCGACCAATTGGGTCGTTCCGTCGGCGATATGTACCAAGCTGCTTTCGGTCCAGGTTTGATGCTGACAGCGATGTATGCCGGTTATGTGTTGCTTATCTCGCTGTTCAAGCCTAAATGGGTTCCTGCCTTGCCACTGGAAGCGCGTAATCTGCGTCAACCAAACGGCAACAGCGGCGTAGTCTCTCTGCTCGTTTTGATCGTTGCGACTGTTGCTGCCATTTTTGTCATCGAAGAAATCCTGTTGGCCAGCAATCCTAAATTGCATGCCGACGAAGGCACGATCTATGCAGCAACATTGGGTATCGCTGGCGCATTCCTGATCGCATACATCAACCGCAAAATGAACATTGGCCTGCTGTCGAAAATGGCAGAAAAAGTCGTGTTCGTACTAGTTCCACCGCTTGCGCTGATCTTCCTGGTGCTGGGTACCATTTTCGTCGGTATTGCAACACCGACTGAAGGTGGTGGTATGGGTGCTTTCGGCGCCATCATATTGGCACTGATGAATCGCCGCTTATCGTGGAGCTTGTTGAAACAAGCGATGAATTCGACTTCACGCCTGTCCTGCTTCGTGCTGTTCATTCTGATCGGCTCCAGCGTGTTCGGTCTGATCTTCCGCGGCGTCAATGGAGATCTGTGGGTAGAACATCTGCTGACCTCCTTGCCAGGTGGTACGGCCGGCTTCCTGATCGTGGTCAACATCCTGTTCTTCGGCCTCGCCTTCTTCCTCGACTTCTTTGAGTTGGCCTTCATTCTGGTACCGCTGGTTGGTCCAGTTGCCGACAAGATGGGCATCGATCTGATCTGGTTCGGCGTGCTGTTGAGCGTGAACATGCAAACCTCGTTCATGCATCCACCGTTCGGCTTCGCACTCTTCTATCTACGATCAGTCGCGCCGAAAGAGGTCAAGACCTCGGATATTTACTGGGGCTCGGTACCGTTCGTATTGATCCAGGTAATTATGGTGACCCTGATCATCGCCTTCCCGAAATTGATTTCAGTCGATTCAAAAACCGATATGCATGAAAAGATCGAGTTGAAGATCGATATGGGACAAGACGAATATGAACAAGAGGCTCCAGCCGAATCAACGGATCCAGCACATCCGGCTGCAGAAACAGATGAAACACCGCAGCTAAACTTCTCGACTGAAGAACCAGCCAAGAAGTAA
- a CDS encoding TRAP transporter substrate-binding protein encodes MERRSFLKKAAVGASVGAVAVPSFAQANPTINWRLASSFPKSLDTIYGAADVLTKRVAQLTDGKFNIRPFAGGEIVPALQVMDAVQAGTVEMGHSASYYYFGKDPTFAFDGAVPFGLTSRQQTAWFDQGGGRQLTRDFFKDYGIVNFLGGNTGTQMGGWFRKEIKEVKDLQGLKMRIGGFAGRVMQRLGLVPQQIAGGDIYPALEKGTIDAAEWIGPYDDEKLGFNKVAPFYYTPGWWEPSLQLSFYIGIKEWEKLPKSYQAAIEAASYEAHVVMQAEYDARNPAALARLLKNGVKLRTFSKPIMEACYKAATEVMDEEAAKNAKFKKIYEPWKRFRQDENQWFSVAEAPIQNFMIGRK; translated from the coding sequence ATGGAACGTCGTTCATTCCTTAAGAAAGCAGCAGTTGGTGCATCAGTAGGCGCGGTTGCCGTACCTTCTTTTGCACAAGCCAACCCAACAATCAACTGGCGTCTGGCATCCAGCTTCCCTAAATCGCTAGACACGATTTACGGCGCAGCTGATGTATTGACCAAACGTGTTGCCCAATTGACCGATGGCAAATTCAACATTCGTCCTTTTGCTGGCGGCGAAATCGTCCCGGCATTGCAAGTGATGGATGCAGTACAAGCCGGTACGGTTGAAATGGGCCATAGCGCGTCTTACTACTACTTTGGTAAAGATCCTACATTCGCATTCGACGGCGCTGTACCGTTCGGTCTGACATCGCGTCAGCAAACCGCTTGGTTCGACCAAGGTGGCGGTCGTCAATTGACCCGTGACTTCTTCAAGGACTACGGCATTGTCAACTTCCTGGGCGGTAATACCGGTACCCAGATGGGTGGCTGGTTCCGTAAAGAGATCAAAGAAGTTAAAGATCTGCAAGGCTTGAAAATGCGTATCGGCGGTTTCGCTGGTCGCGTGATGCAACGCCTCGGCTTGGTGCCACAACAGATCGCTGGTGGCGACATTTACCCAGCGCTGGAAAAAGGCACGATCGATGCAGCAGAATGGATCGGTCCTTACGATGATGAAAAGCTTGGCTTCAACAAAGTCGCGCCTTTCTACTACACACCAGGCTGGTGGGAACCAAGCTTGCAACTGTCGTTCTACATCGGCATCAAGGAATGGGAAAAACTGCCTAAGTCGTATCAGGCAGCTATCGAAGCCGCTTCGTACGAAGCTCACGTTGTCATGCAAGCGGAATACGATGCACGTAATCCAGCCGCATTGGCACGTTTGCTGAAGAACGGCGTCAAACTGCGTACTTTCTCCAAACCGATTATGGAAGCTTGCTACAAGGCAGCAACCGAAGTCATGGATGAAGAAGCAGCGAAAAATGCCAAGTTCAAGAAGATTTACGAACCGTGGAAACGTTTCCGTCAAGATGAGAACCAATGGTTCTCGGTTGCTGAAGCACCGATTCAGAACTTCATGATCGGCCGCAAGTAA
- the pmbA gene encoding metalloprotease PmbA, with protein sequence MSESVFIHSQDQLKQLAQDVLRYAKEKGASNAAVEINEGSGLSVSVRKGGVETIEQNKDKGMGVTVYLGEERHVRRGNASTSDFSQQALKDTVEAAYNIARFTAEDDCAGLPDEDMLERNPRDLQLCYPWLISTEEAVELAKRGEAAAFAVDKRITNSEGASVYAQQSHFVSANSRGFIGGYPYSRHTISVAPIAGKGSNMQRDDWYTSMRDPKKLAKPEAVGIYAAQRALARLNARKIDTRKCPVLFEAPLAAGLLGAFVQAVSGGALYRKSTFLLDSLGKSAFASHVQITEDPHVIGAVGSSPFDEEGVRTSRRDVVKDGVVQGYFLSTYSARKLGMQTTGNAGGSHNLSMTSSLTQSTDDFKAMLKKLDTGLLVTELMGQGVNYVTGDYSRGASGFWVEKGVIQYPVEEITIAGNMKDIFMQVVAIGADTLVRGTKQTGSVLIENMVVAGG encoded by the coding sequence ATGAGCGAATCAGTGTTTATACATAGTCAAGATCAATTAAAGCAACTTGCGCAGGATGTGTTGCGTTATGCGAAAGAAAAAGGCGCATCCAATGCGGCCGTAGAGATCAATGAGGGCAGCGGTTTGTCTGTTTCCGTGCGTAAAGGCGGCGTGGAAACGATAGAACAGAATAAGGACAAAGGCATGGGCGTCACGGTCTATCTGGGCGAAGAGCGCCATGTCCGTCGCGGTAATGCCAGTACTTCCGATTTTTCGCAGCAAGCCTTGAAGGATACGGTTGAGGCGGCGTACAACATTGCCCGTTTCACCGCAGAAGACGATTGTGCCGGTTTGCCGGACGAAGACATGCTGGAGCGTAATCCACGCGATTTGCAACTCTGCTATCCGTGGCTGATTTCGACCGAAGAAGCGGTTGAATTGGCGAAACGTGGCGAAGCGGCTGCGTTTGCTGTTGATAAACGCATAACCAATAGCGAAGGTGCCAGCGTCTACGCACAGCAATCGCACTTTGTTTCGGCCAACTCGCGCGGCTTTATCGGCGGTTATCCGTATTCGCGTCACACGATTTCTGTTGCGCCTATCGCTGGTAAAGGCAGCAATATGCAGCGTGACGATTGGTATACGTCTATGCGCGATCCGAAGAAACTGGCCAAGCCGGAAGCGGTTGGCATTTACGCAGCGCAGCGTGCATTGGCACGCTTGAACGCACGCAAGATCGATACACGCAAATGCCCAGTCTTGTTTGAGGCGCCACTCGCAGCTGGATTGCTGGGCGCATTCGTGCAGGCAGTCTCCGGTGGTGCCTTGTATCGTAAATCAACCTTCCTGCTGGATTCACTCGGCAAATCGGCTTTTGCCTCGCATGTGCAAATTACGGAAGACCCGCATGTGATAGGCGCGGTCGGTTCTTCGCCATTTGATGAGGAAGGTGTGAGAACTAGCCGTCGCGATGTCGTCAAAGACGGCGTGGTGCAAGGCTACTTCCTGTCGACTTATTCGGCGCGTAAATTGGGTATGCAAACCACAGGTAATGCAGGCGGTTCGCACAATCTTTCAATGACATCTTCGTTGACACAATCGACTGACGATTTCAAGGCGATGCTGAAGAAACTCGATACCGGTTTGCTGGTAACCGAATTGATGGGTCAGGGCGTGAATTATGTGACCGGCGATTACTCGCGCGGCGCATCCGGTTTCTGGGTCGAGAAGGGCGTGATCCAATATCCAGTGGAAGAAATCACGATCGCCGGCAACATGAAAGATATCTTCATGCAGGTCGTTGCGATTGGCGCAGATACTTTGGTGCGCGGAACCAAGCAAACGGGTTCGGTGTTGATTGAAAATATGGTGGTTGCTGGTGGTTAA
- the yjgA gene encoding ribosome biogenesis factor YjgA, translated as MPNPNRGSCGFQSTEFEQEYERPSKSELKRQMTALQKLGAELIAEPRDRVKRVPMPEDVRDAILECQLIKDHEGRRRQLQYVGKKMRTLEEHELAAIQKMLDSWKGASKSETASLHAIERKRDKLLSDDKVLTQLLADHPHLDAQQLRTLIRNARKEQAENKPPKAYREIFQILKSLQAPAEQPKDEEDDVEED; from the coding sequence ATGCCAAATCCTAACCGAGGCTCCTGCGGGTTCCAATCCACCGAATTCGAACAGGAGTACGAGCGCCCGTCCAAATCCGAGCTCAAACGCCAGATGACCGCCCTGCAAAAACTGGGAGCGGAGCTGATTGCAGAGCCGCGCGACCGCGTTAAACGCGTGCCTATGCCGGAAGACGTACGCGATGCCATCCTCGAATGCCAGCTGATCAAGGATCATGAAGGCCGTCGTCGTCAGCTGCAATACGTCGGCAAGAAGATGCGCACGCTGGAAGAGCACGAACTCGCCGCCATACAAAAAATGCTCGATAGCTGGAAAGGCGCCTCGAAGTCCGAGACAGCCTCCCTGCACGCAATCGAACGCAAGCGCGATAAATTGCTGAGCGACGACAAGGTATTAACGCAGTTGTTAGCAGATCATCCACACCTGGATGCGCAACAACTACGCACCTTGATTCGTAACGCGCGCAAAGAACAAGCGGAAAACAAGCCGCCTAAGGCTTATCGCGAAATTTTCCAGATTCTGAAATCATTGCAAGCACCTGCTGAGCAACCTAAGGACGAAGAAGACGATGTCGAAGAAGACTAA
- the mog gene encoding molybdopterin adenylyltransferase, which translates to MSKKTNPDELKIGLVSISDRASSGVYEDQGIPALQTWFTSALTSQWQMETRLIPDEQFAIEQALIELVDVEHCDLVITTGGTGPARRDVTPEATIAVGTKEMPGFGEQMRQISLHFVPTAILSRQVTVIRETEGHAALIMNLPGQPKSIKETLEGLKDADGKQIVGGIFAAVPYCIDLMGGPYIETNEAICKAWRPKHAIRPAK; encoded by the coding sequence ATGTCGAAGAAGACTAATCCAGACGAATTAAAAATCGGCCTGGTGTCGATTTCCGACCGTGCCTCTAGCGGTGTATACGAAGACCAAGGCATTCCAGCCTTGCAAACATGGTTTACTTCGGCACTGACCAGCCAGTGGCAGATGGAAACTCGTCTGATTCCAGATGAACAGTTCGCAATCGAACAAGCGCTGATCGAGTTGGTTGATGTGGAACACTGCGATCTGGTTATCACCACTGGTGGTACCGGCCCCGCTCGCCGCGACGTCACACCAGAAGCAACCATTGCCGTCGGTACCAAAGAGATGCCAGGCTTTGGCGAACAAATGCGCCAGATCAGCCTGCACTTCGTACCGACTGCGATTCTGTCGCGTCAGGTAACGGTGATTCGCGAAACGGAAGGTCATGCAGCGCTCATCATGAATCTGCCCGGCCAGCCAAAATCGATCAAGGAAACCCTGGAAGGTTTGAAAGATGCAGACGGCAAGCAAATCGTCGGCGGCATCTTCGCTGCAGTGCCTTACTGCATAGACCTGATGGGCGGCCCGTATATCGAAACCAACGAAGCCATCTGCAAAGCCTGGCGTCCTAAGCACGCCATTCGCCCTGCCAAATAA
- a CDS encoding alpha/beta hydrolase, with protein MTLETVEIETAPNPTVSIIWMHGLGADGNDFVPIVRELDLSGCPGIRFVFPHAPEIPVTVNGFREMPAWYDVVVTEFGREEDEAGLRASQVSINELIEREKARGIAADKILIAGFSQGCAMTFQVGLRYPERLGGLLCLSGYVPIDTTLEAEASTANKDIPIYYGHGRGDQVIPITRAQRSLSLLQALGYNVEWHEYNMPHSVCGPQLDDISNFLKRVLN; from the coding sequence ATGACCTTAGAAACCGTCGAAATTGAAACTGCACCCAACCCAACCGTTTCCATCATCTGGATGCATGGCCTAGGCGCCGACGGCAACGACTTTGTTCCTATCGTCAGAGAATTGGATTTGAGCGGCTGCCCTGGCATCCGTTTCGTCTTCCCGCATGCGCCTGAAATTCCTGTCACCGTCAACGGCTTCCGTGAAATGCCAGCTTGGTACGACGTCGTCGTTACTGAATTTGGTCGCGAAGAAGACGAAGCAGGCTTGCGCGCATCACAAGTATCCATCAACGAATTGATCGAGCGCGAAAAAGCACGCGGCATTGCTGCTGACAAAATTCTGATTGCTGGTTTTTCGCAAGGTTGTGCAATGACCTTCCAGGTCGGCCTGCGCTATCCGGAACGCCTCGGCGGCCTGCTCTGCCTGTCTGGTTATGTACCTATCGATACCACGCTCGAAGCTGAAGCCAGTACAGCCAACAAAGACATCCCTATCTATTACGGCCATGGCCGCGGTGATCAAGTCATCCCTATCACGCGTGCACAACGCTCGCTCAGCCTGTTGCAAGCACTGGGTTACAACGTTGAGTGGCATGAATACAATATGCCGCACTCGGTCTGCGGTCCGCAGCTTGACGACATCTCCAACTTCCTCAAACGCGTATTGAACTGA
- the purU gene encoding formyltetrahydrofolate deformylase, producing the protein MMHPEYILNLSCLDQRGIVQRVSGFLAEHGCNIIESAQFGDAQSKLFFMRVYFSAEEKSLSDETLRSNFSALADTMQMNWQLHDAQKKPRVMLMVSKIGHCLNDLLFRYKSGLLPVEIPAIVSNHTDFYQLAASYNIPFHHLPLAAGAPESAKRAQEERVLEIAKGAEIDLVVLARYMQILSPEMCKALQGRAINIHHSFLPSFKGAKPYYQAHERGVKLIGATAHFVTGDLDEGPIIEQDVERVDHAMNPATLTAIGRDVECVVLARAVKYFVEHRILLNGHKTVVFK; encoded by the coding sequence ATCATGCATCCGGAATACATCCTTAATTTATCTTGCCTGGATCAACGCGGCATTGTTCAACGCGTCTCGGGTTTCCTCGCCGAACACGGTTGCAACATCATTGAGTCGGCGCAGTTTGGCGATGCACAGTCCAAGCTTTTTTTCATGCGTGTGTATTTTTCTGCAGAAGAAAAATCGCTGAGCGATGAAACCTTGCGCAGTAATTTTTCCGCGCTGGCCGATACGATGCAGATGAACTGGCAATTACACGATGCACAGAAAAAGCCGCGTGTGATGCTGATGGTTTCCAAGATCGGTCATTGCCTGAACGATTTGCTGTTCCGCTACAAAAGCGGTCTGCTGCCGGTAGAAATTCCAGCCATCGTTTCCAATCACACTGATTTTTATCAATTGGCTGCGAGCTACAACATTCCCTTCCATCATTTGCCATTGGCCGCCGGTGCGCCGGAATCAGCCAAGCGTGCGCAAGAAGAGCGTGTATTGGAAATCGCCAAGGGCGCAGAGATCGATCTGGTCGTGCTGGCGCGTTACATGCAAATTCTGTCGCCCGAAATGTGCAAAGCCTTGCAGGGACGCGCGATCAATATTCATCACTCCTTCCTGCCTAGCTTCAAAGGTGCGAAGCCTTACTATCAGGCGCATGAACGTGGCGTGAAACTGATAGGCGCTACTGCACACTTCGTGACGGGCGATCTGGATGAAGGTCCTATCATTGAGCAAGACGTAGAGCGTGTCGATCATGCGATGAATCCAGCTACCTTGACGGCTATTGGTCGTGATGTGGAGTGCGTGGTGTTGGCGCGTGCGGTCAAATACTTTGTCGAGCATCGCATTTTGCTCAACGGACACAAGACGGTGGTGTTTAAATAA
- a CDS encoding bactofilin family protein, whose translation MLRSDTLFGKRESNTPNPPLSTANSSSSMSNSSTSGSAFNKPSSSVGGFNTPSQAPAASINEVGSKLIVGPNIKLKGVEITDCDTLVVEGFVEATMDSRVIQIAKDGSFKGSAGIDIAEIHGTFDGELTVRQKLVIYASGRVSGKIRYGNVVIEEGGQLAGDVQVGGTMTPPKGLAVAKSV comes from the coding sequence ATGCTTCGATCTGACACGCTTTTTGGCAAGCGAGAATCCAATACGCCAAACCCACCGCTGAGCACCGCTAACTCATCATCTTCTATGTCAAATTCAAGCACGTCCGGTTCCGCTTTTAATAAACCATCTTCTTCTGTTGGTGGTTTCAATACACCAAGCCAAGCGCCAGCAGCCAGCATCAATGAAGTGGGCAGCAAGCTGATTGTTGGCCCGAACATTAAACTGAAGGGCGTTGAGATCACCGATTGCGACACCTTGGTGGTAGAAGGTTTTGTTGAAGCAACGATGGATTCGCGCGTGATCCAGATTGCCAAGGATGGATCGTTCAAAGGTTCAGCCGGCATCGATATCGCCGAGATTCATGGCACCTTCGATGGTGAACTGACTGTGCGCCAGAAACTGGTGATTTATGCATCCGGCAGAGTCTCCGGCAAAATCCGTTACGGCAATGTCGTAATCGAAGAAGGCGGACAACTTGCAGGTGATGTGCAAGTCGGCGGTACGATGACGCCACCTAAAGGATTAGCGGTAGCAAAAAGCGTTTAA
- a CDS encoding YjgN family protein, whose product MTDTQAFQEMPEGNPQPSNAAIRFSFSGTGGEYFRIWIVNLLFSILTLGIYSAWAKVRRTNYFYNSSSVAGSSFEYHGNPVAILKGRIIAVLLIVIYNLAFEMSDIIGLSSVLVMMLVAPWLIWKSLQFKLYNSSYRGIRFGFRGQLKHVYRVYLLLPILTMLTAFILAPFTHQRMKKFQHEESRFGTSHFSFTGPVGKFYKAYLLVFAIWLAGIIVVLLTIGSSLFALITADGMDRDDAANVGMGIAVILILALYVWTLVLSPIFSALIQNLIWNNTQLSQHRFQSDMKWGRMAFIVITNIIGIICTLGLFLPFAQIRAMKYRVESMSLIPDGSLENFIAATKEQVSATGEGLTDLLDFDLSL is encoded by the coding sequence ATGACTGACACACAGGCCTTCCAGGAAATGCCAGAGGGCAATCCTCAACCATCCAATGCAGCGATACGTTTTTCATTCAGTGGGACAGGCGGTGAATACTTCCGTATCTGGATCGTCAATCTACTGTTTTCCATACTCACACTTGGCATTTATTCCGCCTGGGCCAAGGTGCGCAGAACCAATTACTTCTATAACAGCAGCAGCGTCGCCGGATCGAGTTTTGAATACCATGGCAATCCGGTAGCAATCCTGAAGGGACGCATTATTGCTGTCCTCCTGATCGTGATTTACAACCTGGCATTTGAGATGTCGGACATCATTGGCTTATCAAGCGTTCTTGTGATGATGCTGGTTGCTCCGTGGCTGATATGGAAAAGCCTGCAATTCAAACTGTATAACTCCAGCTATCGTGGTATCCGCTTCGGCTTCCGCGGCCAGTTGAAACACGTATACAGGGTATATTTGCTGTTACCTATCCTGACCATGCTCACGGCCTTCATACTTGCGCCGTTTACACATCAACGCATGAAGAAATTCCAGCATGAAGAAAGCCGATTTGGCACCAGCCATTTCTCTTTTACCGGCCCAGTTGGTAAATTTTACAAAGCCTATCTATTGGTCTTTGCCATCTGGTTGGCTGGCATCATCGTCGTCTTGCTCACAATCGGTAGTTCACTGTTTGCACTCATTACTGCCGATGGCATGGATCGTGACGATGCGGCTAATGTCGGTATGGGAATTGCGGTCATCCTCATACTCGCACTTTATGTATGGACGCTTGTACTTTCTCCGATTTTTTCTGCATTGATCCAAAACCTGATCTGGAACAATACGCAGCTCAGTCAACATCGCTTCCAAAGCGATATGAAATGGGGCCGGATGGCCTTTATCGTCATTACCAACATCATCGGCATCATCTGTACGCTTGGTCTGTTTTTGCCGTTCGCACAGATACGTGCGATGAAGTATCGCGTGGAATCGATGTCGCTCATTCCTGATGGCAGCCTGGAAAATTTCATCGCAGCAACGAAAGAGCAAGTATCAGCAACTGGTGAAGGCCTTACTGATTTACTCGACTTTGATTTGTCGCTGTAA
- a CDS encoding M48 family metallopeptidase — MSAITQIPALYYDGKTSRAHHVTLSVDAGIATLAGDVERHCAISDLRVSERARNTSRKVTFPDDAYLEINDAHTFDSLLADTGHQDSLVVRMQQSWRGTIIAVLATLVVLTFGYLYALPLAAEVIAKALPEKVERSIGGGMLDFLDKRILSPSQLPIARQQAITEQFKRLIPPKEGVPDYTIIFRKSEIGPNAFALPSGQIILTDELVKLMNDDAQIMGILAHELGHLHERHLMRRLVQSSAIGVLATVIFGDASAIVANIPTLLLDMKYSRDAEREADDYAIAMMKANGIALSHMADGFEKLKSKTSEPSSPYLSTHPSTTERIEHIQSAQ; from the coding sequence ATGAGCGCCATCACGCAGATTCCCGCACTCTATTACGACGGCAAAACGTCACGCGCACATCACGTGACCTTGTCAGTAGATGCGGGGATTGCTACACTCGCCGGCGATGTCGAGCGTCATTGCGCCATCAGCGATTTACGCGTATCCGAACGTGCACGTAATACCAGTCGTAAAGTCACCTTTCCGGACGACGCTTATCTGGAGATCAATGACGCACATACATTCGACTCCTTGCTTGCCGATACCGGCCATCAAGACTCTCTGGTCGTACGTATGCAGCAAAGTTGGCGCGGGACGATCATTGCCGTTCTCGCCACGCTGGTCGTGCTTACCTTCGGTTATTTATATGCATTGCCGCTTGCCGCCGAAGTCATAGCCAAAGCCTTGCCGGAAAAAGTCGAACGCTCCATAGGCGGCGGTATGCTGGACTTTCTCGACAAACGCATACTCTCGCCCAGCCAGTTACCGATCGCGCGACAGCAAGCGATTACAGAGCAATTCAAGCGACTCATACCACCCAAGGAAGGTGTACCGGATTACACGATCATTTTTCGCAAAAGCGAGATCGGTCCGAACGCATTTGCACTGCCGTCAGGACAAATTATTTTGACCGATGAATTGGTGAAGTTAATGAATGACGATGCGCAAATCATGGGAATACTGGCGCATGAGCTTGGACATTTACACGAACGTCACCTGATGCGACGCCTGGTGCAAAGCTCTGCCATCGGTGTATTGGCAACGGTCATCTTTGGCGATGCCTCCGCGATAGTGGCGAATATTCCAACGCTGCTGCTGGATATGAAGTATTCGCGTGATGCGGAACGTGAGGCAGATGATTATGCGATCGCCATGATGAAGGCGAATGGCATTGCCCTCTCGCACATGGCAGATGGCTTTGAAAAACTGAAGAGTAAAACCAGCGAACCATCCTCGCCTTACTTATCCACACATCCATCAACCACGGAGCGGATAGAGCACATACAGAGCGCACAGTAA